Proteins from one Mytilus galloprovincialis chromosome 11, xbMytGall1.hap1.1, whole genome shotgun sequence genomic window:
- the LOC143052883 gene encoding uncharacterized protein LOC143052883, with amino-acid sequence MRVSTVLLVAIVGTVYGYGKLDGGYGGGLGYGVAVGYGGGRGYDGGFWYGGAGGIGGGAVIGGGAGIGGGAVIGRGAGIGGASYSDLLGGAGNSWCTCRPGLCRKWEKTLDKTCRLAPLFPGQWNTCCQGFPWWVTSRNYGGYGGGFGGAYGGGYGAGIVGGLVGGYGLGVSGGISGGLSGGYGGGYGLGVSGGISGGLSSGYGGGYGGGHGGGYGIGYGGGYGKGKKGY; translated from the exons ATGAGAGTTTCTACTGTACTGTTGGTCGCCATTGTTGGAACTGTCTACGGATACGGCAAACTTGACGGAGGATATGGAGGAGGTTTAGGTTACGGCGTTGCTGTTGGATATGGTGGTGGTAGAGGTTACGATGGAGGTTTCTGGTATGGCGGAGCTGGAGGGATTGGCGGAGGTGCAGTTATTGGCGGAGGTGCAGGTATTGGCGGAGGTGCAGTTATTGGCAGAGGTGCAGGTATCGGTGGAGCAAGCTATAGTGATTTGCTAGGTGGAG CTGGCAACTCTTGGTGTACCTGCCGTCCCGGCTTATGTCGTAAATGGGAGAAAACTTTGGACAAAACATGCAGACTTGCACCACTGTTCCCAGGACAATGGAACACATGTTGTCAGGGATTCCCTTGGTGGGTTACCAGCCGTAATTATGGAGGATACGGAGGTGGATTCGGAGGTGCATACGGCGGTGGATATGGTGCTGGAATAGTCGGTGGATTAGTTGGTGGATATGGATTAGGAGTCAGTGGTGGAATTAGCGGAGGATTAAGCGGTGGATATGGAGGTGGATATGGATTAGGAGTAAGTGGTGGAATTAGCGGAGGATTAAGCAGTGGATATGGAGGTGGATATGGAGGTGGACATGGAGGTGGATACGGAATTGGATACGGAGGAGGATACGGAAAAGGAAAGAAAGGTTATTAA